Proteins encoded by one window of Cannabis sativa cultivar Pink pepper isolate KNU-18-1 chromosome 4, ASM2916894v1, whole genome shotgun sequence:
- the LOC133037250 gene encoding ATP synthase subunit c, chloroplastic produces the protein MNPIISAASVIAAGLAVGLASIGPGVGQGTAAGQAMEGIARQPEAEGKIRGTLLLSLAFMEALTIYGLVVALALLFANPFV, from the coding sequence ATGAATCCAATTATTTCTGCCGCTTCCGTTATTGCTGCTGGATTGGCCGTAGGGCTTGCTTCTATTGGACCAGGAGTTGGTCAAGGTACTGCAGCGGGACAAGCTATGGAAGGGATTGCGAGACAACCAGAGGCAGAGGGAAAAATACGAGGTACTTTATTGCTTAGTCTGGCTTTTATGGAAGCTTTAACAATTTATGGACTGGTTGTAGCATTAGCACTTTTATTTGCgaatccttttgtttaa
- the LOC115714083 gene encoding protein CHROMATIN REMODELING 24 gives MADKSITKRPPQSLNDSHYKFLQDFSAPPKQSSKTLEENREDSLGDHSEIRLVDDDVPNFSIITEFDSSPAPEQKLTKVKIQGRRRLCKLSTRDDQDKSEKENVFNEPTFDAITDFQSPPPPHNPKTNEENGGGNEIRDILNNLSARLEFLSIEKRKDAKKSNPVEESLPLPKYERIEEEKQVDPPEYASAGSSFSLKSDSSDSSSDAKKNVNNVMGRGDDKNGSDLHDESDGDISSKYEHKNESHFISQFKKEEVGKKLDSIQKTSAYQVKEEEVDEEDDCAVLSKEVARGKQSTKSGDHHISSKVDILEGDSSITLKGAKYTYKLSGNIAKMLYPHQREGLKWLWSLHCLDKGGILGDDMGLGKTMQICGFLAGLFHSRLIKRVLIVAPKTLLPHWIKELSVVGLSDKTREYFGTCVKARQYELQYVLQDKGILLTTYDIVRANSKSLQGENLMKYMILDEQREDGNIWDYMILDEGHLIKNPSTQRAKSLLEIPCTHRIIISGTPIQNNLKELWALFNFCCPELLGDKKEFKETFEDYILRGNDKHATEREKRTGSEIAKKLRDRIRPYFLRRLKTEVFNEDANNGDAKLSQKNEIIVWLRLTNCQRQLYEAFLRSELVLSAFDGSPLAALTILKKICDHPLLLTKRAAEDVLEEMDTMLKPEEVNVAEKLAMYIADAAEKDGFEENHVNISCKISFILSLLDDLIPKGHNVLIFSQTRKMLNLIEEALISNSYEFLRIDGTTKASDRLTIVNDFQNGVGAPIFLLTSQVGGLGLTLTRADRVIVVDPAWNPSTDNQSVDRAYRIGQTKDVIVYRLMTCGTVEEKIYRKQIYKGGLFRTATEQKEQTRYFSQQDLRELFSLPAQGFDVSLTQQQLHEEHDCQHIMDDYLDAHVKFLEGQGIAGVSHHSLLFSKAAPARDVHEEEEVTRKAGSTYMGASKSSSSVERSVDGAEYAFNPKDVKLNKKSSSPDSGGKLTESEIKDKIFRLSKTLANQAMISRLPDKGEKIQMHIVELNAELDRIKMGKESEKKIISLDDLTDEFQKVINV, from the exons ATGGCGGACAAAAGCATCACTAAAAGACCACCTCAGAGTCTCAACGACAGCCACTATAAGTTCCTTCAAGACTTTTCCGCTCCGCCCAAACAATCCTCCAAAACCCTCG AGGAGAATCGTGAGGATTCATTGGGAGATCACAGTGAAATACGGCTCGTTGACGACGATGTTCCGAACTTCTCTATAATCACCGAGTTTGATTCTTCTCCTGCTCCTG aaCAAAAGCTGACCAAGGTAAAGATTCAAGGACGCCGCCGTctttgcaaactttctactcggGATGATCAGGATAAGTCCGAGAAAGAAAATGTGTTTAACGAACCCACGTTTGATGCAATTACAGATTTTCAGTCCCCACCTCCACCACATAATCCAAAAACCAATGAGGAAAATGGTGGAGGCAACGAGATTAGAGATATTCTTAATAACTTGAGTGCAAGACTTGAGTTTTTGTCCATTGAGAAGAGAAAAGATGCCAAAAAGTCGAATCCTGTTGAAGAATCTCTGCCTCTTCCGAAGTATGAAAGGATTGAAGAAGAGAAACAAGTTGACCCGCCTGAGTATGCTAGTGCAGGCTCTTCATTTTCACTTAAATCTGATTCATCTGATTCGTCATCAGATGCAAAGAAGAATGTTAATAATGTAATGGGGAGAGGGGATGACAAAAATGGCAGTGACCTTCACGACGAATCTGACGGTGACATATCTAGTAAATATGAGCACAAAAATGAAAGTCATTTTATCTCGCAGTTTAAAAAAGAAGAGGTTGGTAAGAAACTAGATAGTATACAAAAGACCTCAGCATACCAGGTGAAAGAAGAGGAGgtagatgaagaagatgattGTGCTGTGTTGAGTAAGGAAGTGGCAAGGGGAAAGCAGAGCACCAAGTCTGGAGACCACCACATTTCTAGCAAAGTTGACATCTTGGAAGGTGACAGCTCTATAACTCTGAAGGGTGCAAAATATACATACAAGCTTTCTGGTAATATAGCAAAAATGCTGTATCCTCATCAGCGTGAGGGGCTCAAGTGGCTGTGGTCTCTGCATTGTCTGGATAAAGGGGGAATTTTAGGAGATGACATGGGTTTGGGAAAAACAATGCAG ATTTGTGGATTTTTAGCTGGATTGTTTCATTCGCGTCTGATCAAGCGGGTCTTAATTGTGGCCCCAAAAACATTACTTCCTCATTGGATTAAAGAATTATCAGTTGTTGGTCTATCTGATAAGACAAGAGA ATACTTTGGAACCTGTGTGAAAGCCCGTCAATACGAGCTTCAATATGTTCTACAG GACAAAGGCATTCTCCTTACTACATATGATATTGTGCGGGCAAACTCAAAATCTTTACAAGGAGAGAACTTGATGAAGTATATGATTCTAGATGAACAAAGGGAGGATGGTAACATATGGGATTATATGATACTTGATGAA GGACACCTCATAAAAAATCCTAGTACCCAAAGAGCGAAAAGTTTGCTTGAGATACCATGCACTCATCGTATAATCATTAGTGGTACTCCAATTCAAAACAATCTTAAG GAACTGTGGGCTTTATTCAACTTCTGCTGTCCTGAACTACTCGGTGATAAAAAAGA GTTTAAGGAAACTTTTGAAGATTATATTCTTCGTGGGAATGATAAGCATGCCACAGAGAGGGAGAAGCGCACTGGTTCAGAAATTGCTAAA AAACTTCGAGATCGCATTCGACCTTATTTTTTACGTCGCTTGAAGACTGAAGTGTTCAATGAAGATGCCAACAATGGAGATGCAAAACTTTCTCAAAAGAATGAGATCATTGTGTGGTTAAGATTGACTAATTGTCAG CGGCAACTATATGAGGCATTTTTAAGAAGTGAGCTGGTTCTTTCAGCTTTTGATGGATCTCCTTTGGCTGCACTAACG ATCTTGAAAAAGATTTGTGATCATCCACTTCTGTTGACAAAACGTGCTGCTGAAGATGTTCTAGAAGAGATGGATACAATGCTTAAGCCAGAAGAGGTTAATGTGGCAGAAAAGTTAGCCATGTACATAGCAGATGCTGCTGAGAAAGATGGCTTTGAAGAGAACCACGTGAACATCTCATGCAAAATATCTTTCATATTATCTTTATTG GATGACTTGATTCCAAAGGGGCATAATGTTTTGATATTTTCTCAGACACGCAAGATGCTTAATCTCATCGAG GAAGCACTAATCTCCAACAGTTATGAGTTCTTACGAATTGATGGTACCACAAAAGCAAGTGACAGACTGACGATTGTAAAT GATTTCCAAAATGGGGTTGGGGCGCCCATATTTCTCCTAACATCTCAAGTTGGTGGTTTGGGCCTTACACTTACAAGAGCAGATCGTGTGATTGTTGTTGATCCTGCATGGAATCCAAG TACGGATAACCAAAGTGTTGATCGTGCTTATAGAATCGGTCAAACGAAGGATGTCATTGTATATCGACTAATGACATGTGGGACAGTGGAAGAGAAGATTTACAGAAAGCAG ATATACAAGGGAGGTTTGTTTAGAACTGCAACGGAGCAAAAAGAACAGACCAGATACTTTAGCCAACAG GATCTTCGTGAGCTTTTCAGTCTTCCAGCACAGGGTTTTGATGTTTCCCTTACACAGCAGCAATTGCACGAGGAACACGATTGCCAGCATATAAT GGATGATTACCTGGATGCCCATGTGAAATTTTTGGAGGGTCAGGGTATAGCTGGAGTTAGCCATCACAGTTTACTCTTCTCTAAGGCAGCCCCTGCACGAGACGTACACGAAGAAGAGGAAGTGACTAG AAAGGCAGGGTCTACATATATGGGAGCTTCAAAGTCAAGTTCGTCAGTTGAACGGAGTGTTGATGG TGCTGAGTACGCCTTCAATCCCAAGGATGTAAAGTTAAACAAGAAAAGTTCTTCACCAGATAGTGGTGGCAAACTGACAGAATCAGAGATTAAAGACAAAATCTTTCGGCTATCTAAAACTCTTGCAAACCAG GCTATGATCTCAAGATTACCAGATAAAGGAGAGAAGATACAAATGCATATTGTGGAATTGAATGCTGAACTTGACAGAATTAAGATGGGAAAAGAATccgaaaagaaaataattagtttGGATGATTTAACTGACGAATTTCAGAAGGTGATAAATGTATAG